The Micromonospora siamensis genome contains the following window.
GTCGCGGTCCAGCAGTTCGCCGTCGTGCTCGAACCAGATCGGCGCCCCGTCGGTGCGTTCCACGGTGATCGTCCGGCCGCGGGCGTAGACCACGCCGGGCTCGCCGACGTGGTCACCGGCGAGGATCAGCTCCGGCACCCGCAGCGGGTCGACGCCGTCGCCGATCACGCAGACGTCCAACTCGCCGTCGTCGAGCACCGAGTGCGGCAGGAGCTGGTACGTGCCGCCCCGGTAGCGCCCGCCGCCGACGTTGACCAGGATCGTGCCGCCCTCGTGGACCACCCGGCCGTCCACGGTGACCCGGCCGGGGTAGGGCACGCCGTCCCGGCAGGCCCGGGTGAACGCCTCCTGGTAGCGGGCCGGCCCGGTCACGCGTACCGTGCGGGCGATCTGGAGCGCCTCGGCGACGGTCCCGGTGGCGGCGCCGAGCAGGACCAGCTGGTCCCGCTCGCGGATCCGGGCGAGATCGAGGTGGCGTACCCGGGAGCCCTCGCCGCGCAGCGCGGCGTCCACGGCGTCGGGCCAGGGCTCGGCGCCCCACTGGGCCAGGTAGTTCGAGTTGCCGGTCCCCGCCGGTACGACCAGCAGCGCCGGCCCGGCCGGCGTGGCGGCCCCGATCAGGCCGGTCACCACCTCGCGGACCGTGCCGTCCCCGCCGACCGAGACCACCACGTCGGGTCGTTCGGCGTCGGCGGCGCGGGCCGCCGCGGCGACCACCCGGGCGGCGTCCCCGACCTCCATGGTGCGGTGCAGCCGGACGACGTCCAGGTGCTTGCGGCAGCGGGCGAGCACCTCCTCGACGAGATCGTCGGTCACCCTGCCGGCCGCCGGATTGGCGACGACCAGGCCGCGTGCGAAAGGGCGATCGCGCGTGGGCATGACAGCTTCCCGTCTGCTCGGCGGCCGGTACGTGTCGCGTGGTGTGGCGGAGAGGGCAGGATTCGAACCTGCGTGGGTCGCGGACGACCCGGCCGGACCGCGTGGGTCCGGTCCCCGGTGGGCCACTACGGGCACCTCTCCTGGGTGGTGCGGGTGGTGCGGTGGTTCGCGGAGAGGGCAGGATTCGAACCTGCGTGGGTCGCGGACGACCCGGCCGGACCGCGAGGGTCCGGTCCCCGGTGGGCCACTACGGGCACCTCTCCTGGGTGGTGCGGGTGGTGCGGTGGTTCGCGGAGAGGGCAGGATTCGAACCTGCGTGGGTCGCGGACGACCCGGCCGGACCGCGAGGGTCCGGTCCCCGGTGGGCCACTACGGGCACCTCTCCTGGAATTGCAAGTTTTGTTTCTCGAGGAATCCGTCCCGGCCTCCCTCGCAAACAAAGAATGAACCACCGTGCTGACGTTTCGCTGACAAGGTGCTGACGTATTCGGGGCCGGTTCTGTCGCATTCGACGGATACTCATTTCCGCCCTTGCCAACAAAGAGTGCCTGTGTCATATCTGATGAGGCGTGCGCCTGGTTCGGTCGCCCCGCGGGGGTTACCGGATCCGAACTCGGAGCCGGGCGGGCCGCTGTCCGAGTTCGTCCTGTATGCCTGCCTGAATAGGAAGTGCGTGATGACCGGAACAATTTCCCCGTCAGCGTCGGTGCTCGAGGCCGTGCGCGGCCCGGGCGTCGACAATCCGAGTGCTTTCCTTGGCGCCAGCAGCGGAAACTCGGTGTTCACCGCGCCGGGCCACCGAGGCGTGGTCGTCTACCGCACCGCCGGCGCGTACCTGGTGCAGTTCGGCGGGGTGTTCGCCCCCGCCGAGGAGCAGGACGGGCTGCTGGCGGCGTTCGTCGAGTTCGCGGCCGAGCAGGGACGCTCCATCGTCTCGATCCAGTTGCAGCGCGCCGACGCCGAGCGCTACGCCCGCAACGGCTTCACCGTCAACCAGGTGGGCGCCTCGTACGCGGTCGACCTGGCGCACTTCACCCTGGCCGGCACGAAGTTCATGCGGCTGCGCAACAAGATCTCCCGCGCCCACCGCGCCGGTCTGGTGGTGCGTGAGGTCCAGCCCGAGCAGTGGTACGACCGGATGCGCCAGCTCGACCAGGTCTGGCTGCGCAGCAAGGGCGAGCACACCCGCGAGCTGCAGTTCCTGGTCGGCGAGTACGGCGGCGAGATGCAGGCGCACCGCCGGCTCTTCGTCGGCACCATCGACGACGAGCTGGTCGGCTACATCTCGTACTCGCCGGTCTACGGCAGCCGACCGGGGTGGATGCACGACCTGAGCCGGCGCCAGCCCTCGGAGACGCCGGGGCTGATGGAGGCGATCAACAAGACGGCGATCGACACGTTCCGCGCCGAGGGCGTGGCCTGGCTGCACTTCGGCTTCACCCCGTTCACCGGCCTGGACGACGTGCTGGAGCTGCCCGGCCACAGTGTCGCCTTCAACCGCTTCATGCACCTGCTCTGGACGTACGGGGAGCAGGTGTACCCCGCGCAGTCCCAGCTGTCCTACAAGGAGAAGTGGGCGCCGGACGTGGTGCTGCCGGAGTACCTGGCCTTCCAGGGCCCGGCGAGCGTGGCCGGCTTCGCGCACGTGTTCCGCGCCTGCGGCGCGTTCTGACGCCCCGACCACCCTTCCGACCCCTTTCGAACGGAGCCCGACATGCCCGACCAGCCCGACGCCGCCACCCTCGAGGCCGCGCACATGGCCGTGCTGCAGATGTTCGGCGCGGTGTGCGCCGAGCCCGACAACCCCACCGTCGCGGAGCAGGCGGACCAGGCGCTGTGGCGGTTGGACGACCTGCTCGCGGCCGCGGCCTCCTGACCCGCGCACCACTCGGCGGCAGGCGCTCGAAGCGCCTGCCGCCGGCGCGTGTCCCGCGCCGCCGCTGAGCTGGACGGTGCGAGAGGGAGACGGGGGGCGTCGGGCCTACGCGGGTCCGGATCGGGGCCGGGTCAGCGTTGGGCGAGGGTGTCGATGAAGACGTGCACGTAGCGCAGCCGGCCGTCGTCGTCGGCCACCGCCACGTCGCAGGTGACCAACGTCCGGTGCGCCCGGCCCGGCCGTACCACGGCACAGCCGAACCGGGCCACGTTGTGGTGCGCGTCGACCGAGGTGAGCAGGCGGACCTGGTGCCCCTCGAACTGGGAGCGGGCGGTGCCGACCAGCGCCTCGATGGCGTCGTGGCCCACCATCACCACCACCGGGTCGGTGTAGACGCCGTACTCGGACCAGATCGCCGGGATCTCCCGGCGGCGCACGTCCGGGTCCGCCTCGTTCCAGAGCGCGACGTACCGGTGGACGAGTTCGGTGACGGTGGGCAACGGGGCGCTTCCCTCCAAACGGTGTGGCGCGGGATCAGCCACGGTCAGCCGTCGGGATGGCACGAACAGGGCGCCCCCGGCCGATTCGTCAGATGGTAGCGGTAGATGCCCCTTTCGTGGCCCCCACTCCGAAGGTTTCGTCCACTGTGTCCGGGGCGGCCTGGTAGAGGAAGGTGAGGTCCGCCCGCAGCGCCGGCTCCGCGTCGGCCACCTCGACGTGCACCGTGAAGACCGCCTCCCACCAGCCTCTCGGGCGGCTCTGGGCGGCGGTGAGCACCACCCGGCCGCGGACCCGGTCGCCGACCCGCACCGGATTGCTGAAGCGGAGCCGCCCGACGCCCTTGTTGAGGATCAGCTCGACGCCGTCGACGGCGAGCACCTCGAAGATCATCGCTGAGGTGAGGCTGAGCGCCAGGAATCCGTGCGCCAGGGTGGTGCCGTACGGGCCGGCGGCGGCGAGGTC
Protein-coding sequences here:
- a CDS encoding nuclear transport factor 2-like protein; translated protein: MPTVTELVHRYVALWNEADPDVRRREIPAIWSEYGVYTDPVVVMVGHDAIEALVGTARSQFEGHQVRLLTSVDAHHNVARFGCAVVRPGRAHRTLVTCDVAVADDDGRLRYVHVFIDTLAQR
- a CDS encoding bifunctional lysylphosphatidylglycerol flippase/synthetase MprF, producing the protein MTGTISPSASVLEAVRGPGVDNPSAFLGASSGNSVFTAPGHRGVVVYRTAGAYLVQFGGVFAPAEEQDGLLAAFVEFAAEQGRSIVSIQLQRADAERYARNGFTVNQVGASYAVDLAHFTLAGTKFMRLRNKISRAHRAGLVVREVQPEQWYDRMRQLDQVWLRSKGEHTRELQFLVGEYGGEMQAHRRLFVGTIDDELVGYISYSPVYGSRPGWMHDLSRRQPSETPGLMEAINKTAIDTFRAEGVAWLHFGFTPFTGLDDVLELPGHSVAFNRFMHLLWTYGEQVYPAQSQLSYKEKWAPDVVLPEYLAFQGPASVAGFAHVFRACGAF
- a CDS encoding diacylglycerol/lipid kinase family protein → MPTRDRPFARGLVVANPAAGRVTDDLVEEVLARCRKHLDVVRLHRTMEVGDAARVVAAAARAADAERPDVVVSVGGDGTVREVVTGLIGAATPAGPALLVVPAGTGNSNYLAQWGAEPWPDAVDAALRGEGSRVRHLDLARIRERDQLVLLGAATGTVAEALQIARTVRVTGPARYQEAFTRACRDGVPYPGRVTVDGRVVHEGGTILVNVGGGRYRGGTYQLLPHSVLDDGELDVCVIGDGVDPLRVPELILAGDHVGEPGVVYARGRTITVERTDGAPIWFEHDGELLDRDRTAYTLDVVPGALAVACRFPNPAG
- a CDS encoding MaoC family dehydratase is translated as MATPAELAGLVGQELGCSAWQLVDQRRVDTFAEVTGDHQWIHTRPDLAAAGPYGTTLAHGFLALSLTSAMIFEVLAVDGVELILNKGVGRLRFSNPVRVGDRVRGRVVLTAAQSRPRGWWEAVFTVHVEVADAEPALRADLTFLYQAAPDTVDETFGVGATKGASTATI